AAACATATTTTGCGGACCATCCTCAACAGCCGCACGTATCAGCTCAGCTCGCGGAAGAACGACTTCAACACCAGCGACGTGAAATACTTCTCTCACTCGCGGACGCGGCTGTTGTCTGCCGAGCAATTGCTCGACGCCATCTGCCAGGTGACGAGTGTGGCCGAAAAGTTCGCCGGGCTGCCGCTGGGCACGCGGGCCACGCAGTTGCCCAGCCCCGACGTCGATAACTACTTTTTGAAAGTCTTCGGCCAGCCGGCCCGCGAGACGGCCTGCCAATGCGAGCGGTCGAGCGATTCGAACCTGTCGCAGGCGCTGCAGATGATCAACGGGCCGCTGGTCCACGGCAAGGTGCGCGACGAGAACAACCGTTTCCGCCAGTTATTGAAAGGCGGCAAGACCAACCAGGAGATTGTCACCGAGTTATACCTGGCGGCGTTTGCCCGCAAGCCGAGCGACCACGAGATGACGATCGCCACGAACCACATCGCGGCCAGCGGCGACCAGGTCCGCGGGCTGGAGGACGTCTGCTGGGCCCTTTTGAACGCGAATGAGTTTTTGTTTCAACATTGATGCATGGCGGTGCTTTACCATGGTACGAGCCGTGCTTTTGCGACGGTATTGGCTGGCTCGGCGGCAGCCGGTGGAATCGATGTGACTCGTGGAAGAGGTGAATTTGGCCGTGGATTTTATACGCAGAACTCCGGTGCGAACGCCGCGCGCCGCGGGCAAACGCTTTATGGGAACAACAGCGCCGTGCTCCTTCTGGCGATCGACGATCAAGCGTATCACGGGTTGAACTTAAAACGGCTAACGCTGAATATGGCGCAGATGCTGAACGCTCGGTTGAGAGCGAGCCATTCGCAACATCTTTATACAACGGTACATGATGCCATCGTGGGCCCATTGGTTTATCAACCTCGGATCGAGCAGCAGAAATTTCAAAGCGCGAACGCACAGACGCTGTTGAATGGGCCGCTTACCCAACGTACGGTAAAATGATGCTCGATCGGAGAAGGTCATGGCGTATGTGCATAGCCTCGTGAGGACGGAAGTCAACGGAAAAGTGGGATGGTGCGCTCCGGCCGAGGTCGGTGAGGCCTCCCCACACTACATCAGTTTTGTGATTCCCGTCGGCGAGAATCGTGACTTTTTTTCGCAGTACATCTGTGAGACCGTCGTCGCCGAGAGTGGCGAGAGGCGACGCGAACAGCATGAATTGCTTCAACAGGGGAAGGATTCGTTCGTGTTGCACCTGGGCGAGTTGGAGGTGTGGTTCAGCGTGCGGCCGGTTGCGAAATCCGAACTGCGGTCGCCCTATCTTGGCCGTCTCCAGCACGCCGATTTTGCGCTTCTATTAACGGAAATCGAACCAGAAGAGCCAGATCTGCTCGACCAGCTTTACGAGAAGAAGAATACATTTGTCATCGGTTGCGAGCCGTTTTCGCATTACTCGGGTGTTGAGAAACTGGCGAGCAACCATTTAGCTGAAAGGTAATTCAATGACGTCGAGGCTTGTCTTTATTCTCTGCGTATTCGGTTTGGCCACCAGCCCCGGGACACCCGCTTCCCTCGCCCAAGACCAGCCGGCCGCCGTTGGCTTTTCCAAAGACATCGCGCCGGTCCTGCTGAAAAATTGCCAGGCCTGTCACGGGCAAAACGACGCCAAGGGCGGCTTTCAGCTTGTCAATTACACCGCGCTGATGAAGCCGGGCGACTCCAGCTCGGCGTCGATCACGCCCGGCAAGCCCGATGACAGCGAAGTGCTGCGGCTGATCAACTCGCCAGACAAGGACGAGCGGATGCCCAAGGACGGCGATCCGCTGCCGGCCGACAAGATCGCGCTGATCAAGAAATGGATCGAAGAAGGGGCCAAGTTCGACGGTCCCGACCCCAACGCCACGCTGGCCTCGATCGCGCCCAAAGAGCCGCGGCCGGCCGCGCCGCAGGCCTACGCGCGCACCATTCCGCTCACCGCTTTGGCGTTCCGGCCCGACGGCCAGGAGATGGCCGTCGGCGGCTACTATGAAATCACCATCTGGAATCCGGCCACCGGTGCCTTGCTGCGCCGCATCGGCAACGTCGATCAGCGGACTTTCGCCTTGGCGTACAACAACGACGGCACGCTCTTGGCCGCGGCCAGCGGCACGCCGGGAGTCTCCGGCGAAGTCGCTCTTTTCGATCCCAACCAAGGCACGGTCGCCAAGATGCTCGCCAACATGTCCGATGTGGCCATGGACGTGCAGTTCAACCCGGCCGGAAACAAGCTGGCTGCTTGTTCGGCCGACCGCTCCATCCGCATCTTCGACGTCGCCACCGGCGCGCAGGACAAGATCATCGAAGACCATGCCGACTGGGTGATGGGCATCGCCTGGAGTCCCGATGGCACGAAGCTCGCCTCGGCCAGCCGCGACAAGACGGCCAAGGTGTTCGACGCCGTCAAAGGCGAGTCGCTGGCCACCTTCCCCGGCCATCAAGAAGCGGTGTATGGCGTTTCGTTCTCGGCCGACGGCACGCAGATCCTCACGGGCGGCGGCAATAAAGTGGTCCACGTGTGGAAGCCCGACGACGGCGCCAAGATCGCCGACATCGGCGGCTTCGGCGGCGAGGTGTTTAAGGTGTTGGTGCGGAAAGATATGGTTTATACCTGTTCGGCCGACAAGACCGCCCGGCAGCACAAGACGGCCGACCGCGGGCAGGTGCGCGTCTTCAGCGGCCATACCGATTGGATTTACTCGCTGGCCTACAACGAAGCGACGCAGCGGCTGGCCACCGGCAGTTTCGACGGCGAAGTGCGGGTTTGGAACCTGGCCGACGGCGCCCAAGTGGCCGCCTTCAAGGCCGCTCCCGGTTATGCTCCTCCTGCCGCCCCGGCCTCGGCGGCTGCAAAATAAATGTCGCCCGAACGCTGGCTGCGACGATTGCTCAGGGCGCTGGGCGTCTGGGACCTGTTGGCCCTCGGCGCCGTGGTGATGCCTCAAGCCTGGATGGCCGCCGTCCATGCCTGGCTGGGAATGGGCACGCTTCCGCATGCGCCGGTGGTCGATTACCTGGCCCGCAGCGCATCGTTGATGTACGCCCAGCACGCCTTAGTTTTCTTGTTCCTCAGCGGCGACGTCCGCCGCTATCGGCCGTTGATCCATTTTATGGCGGTGGTCGCGATGGTGTCGGGCGGCATCATGTTGGCCATCGACCTCGTGGCGGCCATTCCCTTGTTTTGGACGCTGATCGAGGGACCGGGCTACATCGTGCTGGCGTTGGCGGTGCTGGCACTCGGCCGGCACGTTACGCCCGACCGGGAAAAGTCGGGCGGTTAGCCTCCGGAGACTGACGGGCCGTCGGCAAACGCGTCGCGCGCGGCGCATTTGGCGACCGTAGCCGACACCGAAACGGTGGCCAAGCGAGCGACGCGATTGGCCGGCATGTTGAAGAATGCCGCGCAGGACGCTCGCGAGCCGGACGAGCGGATGAGCCACGCTATTCCACGACGGCAGATCGAAACCTGGCTATGCATCTTGACGGGGGTTGTCGTGGATGAAGAGGAGGATTGCAAGGGGAAACACCGACCAAGCACATCCAACGGGCTTGTAAAAACGGTACAATGCGTGCTCTGGCCTGGGGCCTTGAAACCGAAACGCGGATAAACCAGTCATGCCATCCCCATTTCCGGGAATGAATCCCTTCCTCGAGCAAGCGGACGCCTGGGAGGACTTCCAACAGGACTTTCTCGTCCGTGCGCGCGAAGCGCTGATGGCTGAGGTCGGCAAGAATTATCTTGTCAAAATTGAAGCACGGCTTTATTTGCACGAACTTTCGGCGGAGGAGCGCCGATTTTTCGGACGCGCCGATGTGGCCGTGGCCTCACGCGCCGAAAAACACGAGCCCTCCACCGCTGCCAGCGTGGCGGCGCCGGTGCAATTGGTGCTGCCCGCCGTCGATGTCGAGCGGCAGACGTTTCTGGAAATCCGCGACCGGCGAAATCGGCGTGTGGTCAGCGTGGTGGAATTGCTGAGCCCCGCGAGCAAGACCCCCGGCGCCGACCGCGACGCCTACTTGGGTAAGCGCGGCGAAATCCTGGCGGGACAGACGCACCTGGTGGAGATCGATCTCCGACGCGGCGGAAAGCGGCCACACCCGCCCGATTTGCCGCCGTGCGACTACTATGCGCTGGTCAGCCGCTACGAAGACCGCCCGAAGGTCGGATTTTGGCCGATCGCTTTGCGCGAGCGGTTGCCGGTCGTGCGAGTGCCCCTTGCCGCGCCCGATCCCGACGCGCATCTCGACTTGCAAGGCGTGCTCGACCGCGCTTATGACGCGGCCGGCTTCGGCACTTATATCTACAGCGAAACCCCGGAGCCGCCCTTGGCGCCGGACGAGGCCGCCTGGGCCGCCACATTCCTGCCGAATCGGGATTGATCCT
The genomic region above belongs to Pirellulales bacterium and contains:
- a CDS encoding c-type cytochrome domain-containing protein, producing the protein MTSRLVFILCVFGLATSPGTPASLAQDQPAAVGFSKDIAPVLLKNCQACHGQNDAKGGFQLVNYTALMKPGDSSSASITPGKPDDSEVLRLINSPDKDERMPKDGDPLPADKIALIKKWIEEGAKFDGPDPNATLASIAPKEPRPAAPQAYARTIPLTALAFRPDGQEMAVGGYYEITIWNPATGALLRRIGNVDQRTFALAYNNDGTLLAAASGTPGVSGEVALFDPNQGTVAKMLANMSDVAMDVQFNPAGNKLAACSADRSIRIFDVATGAQDKIIEDHADWVMGIAWSPDGTKLASASRDKTAKVFDAVKGESLATFPGHQEAVYGVSFSADGTQILTGGGNKVVHVWKPDDGAKIADIGGFGGEVFKVLVRKDMVYTCSADKTARQHKTADRGQVRVFSGHTDWIYSLAYNEATQRLATGSFDGEVRVWNLADGAQVAAFKAAPGYAPPAAPASAAAK
- a CDS encoding DUF4058 family protein, which translates into the protein MPSPFPGMNPFLEQADAWEDFQQDFLVRAREALMAEVGKNYLVKIEARLYLHELSAEERRFFGRADVAVASRAEKHEPSTAASVAAPVQLVLPAVDVERQTFLEIRDRRNRRVVSVVELLSPASKTPGADRDAYLGKRGEILAGQTHLVEIDLRRGGKRPHPPDLPPCDYYALVSRYEDRPKVGFWPIALRERLPVVRVPLAAPDPDAHLDLQGVLDRAYDAAGFGTYIYSETPEPPLAPDEAAWAATFLPNRD